In the Mesorhizobium sp. WSM2240 genome, CGGTAGCGCGTGCGACGGTTGAGGCTTTCCTTGCCTGGCGCAAGGGATTCCCCGGCCTCGTAGCAGGCACCCATCTGAAGGGCGCGGTCGACTATCGTTCCGTGGATTACTCCGGCCGCCCGGTCGTGCTCCTGATGGGCAACGAGCAGCAGGGGCTGCCGGACGAACTCACCAATGCCTGCGACAAGCTCCTGCGCATCCCGCAGGCCGGGCGCGCCGATTCGCTCAATCTGGCTGTCGCCACAGGAGTCATGCTGTTCGAGATCAGGCGCGGCGCATTGAAGCTGGGCGCGGAGGATTCGCAGTGAATTTCAGGTCGCTTGCACCCTATGCCGGCCTCATCGTGGCCGCCGTCGCGCTCGATCAGTGGATAAAGCGGCTGGTCGAAACCGGGCTTGTCCTGCACGAGCAGGTCGACGTCCTGCCCTTTCTGGCGCTCTACCGCACCTACAATACCGGCGTCGCCTTCTCCATGTTCGAATGGGTCGGCGATAAAGGACTGATGGCGCTATCGGTGGCGGTCATCGCCTTCGTGCTGTTTCTGGCAAAGCGGACGGAACCCGATCAGGTCATGGCGCGGATCGGCTTTTGCCTGATCATCGGCGGCGCGATCGGCAATCTCATCGACCGCGCCATCTATGGCCATGTCATCGACTACATTTATTTCCACACGCCGGTCTGGTCCTTCGCCGTGTTCAACCTCGCCGACGCCTTCATTTCGGTCGGCGCGTTCATCGTAGTGCTGGATGAATTCCTCAACTGGCGCAACGAAAAGCCGGTGGGACCTTCGGACGATTGATTTTGCTGGGCGGCAACCACAAGGTCGCACCGAAATCCACTACAGACGAGGAGAGAAAAATGCCCGAAACCTTCAAAGCCATCCTCGTTTCGCGCGGCGAAGACAAGAAGCAGTCGGTCGCGGTCACCGAGATTTCCGAAAACGAGCTGATGGAAGGCGACGTAACGGTCGCCGTCGAGGCGACGACGGTCAACTACAAGGACGGGCTGGCGATTACCGGCAAGGCGCCGGTAATCCGGCGCTTTCCGCTGGTGCCGGGCATCGACTTCGCCGGCACTGTCCTGGAATCCTCCAATCCCGAATGGAAGAAGGGCGACAAGGTCGTCCTTAATGGCTGGGGCGTCGGCGAAACCCATCACGGCGCCTATGCCGAGCGCGCCCGCGTCAAGGGCGAGTGGCTGGTGCCCCTGCCCGAAGGCATGAGCCCGCGCGACGCCATGGCGGTCGGCACTGCCGGCTATACGGCCATGCTTTGCGTCATGGCGCTGGAGCGCCACGGCATCACGCCTGATCGTGGGCCGGTGGTGGTGACTGGGGCTGCCGGTGGCGTCGGTTCGGTAGCTATCTCGCTCCTTTCCAGGCTCGGCTATCGCGTCATTGCCGCCACCGGCCGGACCGCAGAGGAAGCCTATTTGCGCGATCTGGGTGCGGCCGAAATCATTTCGCGCGACGAGCTTTCCGGGCCGGCCAAGCCTCTCGCCAAGGAGCGTTGGGCCGGCGGTGTCGACGCGGTCGGCAGCCACACGCTGGCCAATGTTCTGTCGATGACCAATTACGGCGGCGCGGTCGCCGCCTGCGGCCTGGCGCAAGGTATGGACCTGCCAGCCAGTGTCGCCCCTTTCATCCTGCGCGGCGTATCGCTGCTCGGCATCGATTCTGTGATGGCGCCAAGGGAACTCCGTCTCGAAGCCTGGCGGCGGATCGCCTCCGAACTCGACCACGCCAAGCTTGCGGCGCTGGCGACGACGATCGGCTTCGACGGCATCATCGACGCCGCTCACCGGATCATGGACGGAACCGTCAGGGGCCGTGTCGTCGTCGAGGTGTGAGCCGGGCGGCGGCAATCAGGGCTGTTTGGGAAAATCGGCCTTGGTCAGACGCAGAATCAGCCAGCCGACCAGACCGGCGGCGGTCGAGCCCAGGAGCACGCCGAACTTCGTCTCGTCCTGCAGTCGGGCCGAATCGGGGAAAGCCAGCAACCCGATAAATAGGCTCATCGTGAAGCCAATGCCGCAAAGCACGGCCACGCCGTAGAGGTGCGACCACGAGGCGTACCGCGGCATGTCGGCAAACTTCAGCCGGATCGCCAGCCAGGCAAAGCCGAAGACGCCGATCTGCTTCCCGGCGAAGAGGCCTAGGGCGATGCCGAGCGGCACCGGTTCCGCCAGCTTAGCGAAGGTGAGGCCGGCGAAGGATACGCCGGCATTGGCGAAACCGAAGACCGGAACGATCACGAACGCGACCCATCGCGCGAGCGCGTGCTCGAGTCGGTGCAGCGGCGATTCCGGATGATCGCCGGTCGAGACTTTCAGCGGTACGAACAGCGCCAGTGCGACGCCCGCAAGCGTCGCGTGGACGCCCGACTTCATCACGAAGAACCAGAGCACCGCGCCCACGACCAGATAGGGCGCAAGATGCTTGACGCCGGTCCTGTTGAGCGCTGCCAGAACGAGTAGCGTCGCGGCCGCAAGACCGAGCATCAGCGGCGAAAGTTCGGCTGTGTAGAAG is a window encoding:
- the nhaA gene encoding Na+/H+ antiporter NhaA, yielding MQTKIPIRAPSILRSFLDSEASGGLTLMFVAALALLIANSPLAPLYFDVLHRYVFGLSVLHWINDALMAVFFLLVGLEIKREFLDGQLATWSRRVLPGIAALGGMVVPAAIYIALSWGNPEQLRGWAIPSATDIAFALGVLSLLGPRVPISLKIFLTALAILDDLGAVLIIAVFYTAELSPLMLGLAAATLLVLAALNRTGVKHLAPYLVVGAVLWFFVMKSGVHATLAGVALALFVPLKVSTGDHPESPLHRLEHALARWVAFVIVPVFGFANAGVSFAGLTFAKLAEPVPLGIALGLFAGKQIGVFGFAWLAIRLKFADMPRYASWSHLYGVAVLCGIGFTMSLFIGLLAFPDSARLQDETKFGVLLGSTAAGLVGWLILRLTKADFPKQP
- the lspA gene encoding signal peptidase II codes for the protein MNFRSLAPYAGLIVAAVALDQWIKRLVETGLVLHEQVDVLPFLALYRTYNTGVAFSMFEWVGDKGLMALSVAVIAFVLFLAKRTEPDQVMARIGFCLIIGGAIGNLIDRAIYGHVIDYIYFHTPVWSFAVFNLADAFISVGAFIVVLDEFLNWRNEKPVGPSDD
- a CDS encoding MDR family oxidoreductase; protein product: MPETFKAILVSRGEDKKQSVAVTEISENELMEGDVTVAVEATTVNYKDGLAITGKAPVIRRFPLVPGIDFAGTVLESSNPEWKKGDKVVLNGWGVGETHHGAYAERARVKGEWLVPLPEGMSPRDAMAVGTAGYTAMLCVMALERHGITPDRGPVVVTGAAGGVGSVAISLLSRLGYRVIAATGRTAEEAYLRDLGAAEIISRDELSGPAKPLAKERWAGGVDAVGSHTLANVLSMTNYGGAVAACGLAQGMDLPASVAPFILRGVSLLGIDSVMAPRELRLEAWRRIASELDHAKLAALATTIGFDGIIDAAHRIMDGTVRGRVVVEV